A section of the Methanocellales archaeon genome encodes:
- a CDS encoding Lrp/AsnC ligand binding domain-containing protein has product MVIGVTMVNVVPGEEKSVYNKLRGIDGIRDIFHVFGEYDFIVIMEVEGLSALNKLVDSIRDIQGVTSTQTIVGAEL; this is encoded by the coding sequence ATGGTCATAGGAGTTACGATGGTGAACGTCGTTCCTGGGGAAGAAAAGTCCGTCTATAACAAGCTGAGAGGTATAGATGGAATCAGGGATATTTTTCATGTGTTTGGCGAGTACGACTTCATCGTGATAATGGAAGTTGAGGGTCTAAGCGCGTTGAATAAACTGGTTGATTCCATACGGGATATACAGGGTGTGACGTCAACTCAGACCATAGTTGGGGCCGAGCTGTGA
- a CDS encoding DNA topoisomerase VI subunit B, with the protein MAIAEELAKKQRAISVAEFFEKNRQILGFDSAPRSLITCVKEAVDNALDACEDASILPDIFVQVARAGDAFLITVEDNGPGIVREQIPRIFAKLLYGSRFHVLKQSRGQQGIGISAAVLYSQLTSGKPTKITSRISLNDPAHYYELIINTKVNEPEILVERTADWDRPHGTRIEMEIEASYVRGRRQSIHEYLKSTAIVNPHARLTLIEPDGNIMVFDRATDIMPPQPKEIMPHPDGMELGTLIKMLRYTERQKLVSFLMNEFSRMGRKTAEDICKDAAIDPGEVPANISHDQAKHLLGAFRKVRIQAPPMDCLSPLGEDQIYKGLEKEYDVDFISTTTRAASVHSGNPFIVEAGIAFGGSLPKEDRIEILRFANKVPLLYQQGGCAITHAISDINWKNYELNQSGGNGIPVGPAVVFVHVASTKVPFTSESKDAIADIPEIMNEIKLAVQEVARDTKNYLSRQKLLERRKDKEEIIKKILPKMVVKVSSILEKEEPDIRPVIAKIMGNVLVQREVTPKADGCFVSLKVRNFDEHARSFKLHELFKYEVLDAPGAKVMKVGNSTSLVWKVSLVPGEQKVLCYNIECSGTPELQAPIAEGIDEEVITGAKVV; encoded by the coding sequence ATGGCGATTGCAGAGGAGCTTGCAAAAAAACAGAGGGCCATAAGCGTCGCTGAGTTCTTTGAGAAGAACAGACAAATACTTGGCTTTGATTCTGCCCCGAGAAGCCTAATAACGTGCGTTAAGGAAGCGGTGGACAATGCGTTGGATGCATGCGAAGATGCTTCCATTCTTCCCGACATTTTTGTGCAGGTTGCTCGGGCAGGAGATGCCTTTTTGATCACGGTCGAAGATAATGGGCCTGGCATAGTTAGAGAGCAGATACCCAGGATTTTCGCCAAACTGCTCTATGGCTCACGATTTCACGTATTAAAGCAGAGCAGGGGCCAGCAAGGCATAGGCATCTCAGCGGCAGTGCTCTATTCTCAACTGACCTCTGGCAAGCCTACCAAGATAACCTCCAGGATAAGCCTGAACGACCCTGCACATTATTATGAGCTGATCATCAACACCAAGGTCAATGAGCCAGAGATCCTGGTGGAGAGAACTGCGGATTGGGATCGACCCCATGGAACCAGAATAGAGATGGAGATAGAAGCATCCTATGTGCGTGGGAGGCGCCAGTCCATCCATGAATATCTGAAATCCACTGCCATTGTGAACCCACATGCCAGGCTGACGCTAATAGAACCTGATGGGAACATAATGGTATTTGATAGGGCTACGGATATCATGCCGCCCCAGCCCAAGGAGATTATGCCCCATCCGGATGGGATGGAATTAGGCACTTTAATCAAGATGCTGCGCTACACGGAAAGGCAGAAATTGGTGTCCTTCTTGATGAACGAGTTTTCCAGGATGGGGCGGAAGACTGCAGAGGACATCTGCAAAGATGCTGCCATTGATCCTGGTGAGGTTCCTGCTAATATATCCCATGATCAGGCGAAGCACCTTCTGGGGGCGTTCAGAAAAGTCAGAATCCAGGCTCCGCCAATGGATTGCCTGTCCCCCCTAGGGGAGGATCAGATATACAAAGGTCTTGAGAAGGAATATGACGTCGATTTCATATCTACCACGACAAGGGCCGCCAGTGTCCATTCTGGCAATCCTTTCATTGTGGAGGCCGGCATCGCATTTGGTGGCAGCCTGCCCAAGGAGGATAGGATTGAAATATTGCGTTTCGCCAACAAGGTGCCTTTGCTATATCAGCAAGGGGGATGTGCAATCACTCATGCGATAAGTGATATAAACTGGAAGAACTATGAGCTGAACCAATCCGGTGGAAATGGCATACCGGTCGGCCCAGCGGTTGTGTTTGTCCATGTCGCTTCTACGAAAGTTCCCTTCACATCGGAATCGAAGGACGCGATAGCAGATATCCCAGAGATCATGAACGAAATCAAGCTGGCTGTTCAGGAAGTAGCCCGCGACACGAAGAATTACCTCTCTCGACAAAAACTGCTCGAACGGCGTAAAGACAAGGAGGAAATCATCAAGAAGATTCTCCCGAAGATGGTTGTCAAGGTATCCTCCATATTGGAAAAGGAGGAGCCTGATATTAGACCGGTGATAGCGAAGATCATGGGCAATGTGCTGGTCCAGAGAGAAGTTACGCCAAAGGCTGACGGGTGTTTCGTCTCCCTGAAGGTCAGAAACTTTGACGAGCATGCCAGGTCGTTTAAACTTCATGAGTTGTTCAAATATGAGGTATTGGACGCTCCAGGGGCAAAAGTCATGAAAGTCGGTAATTCGACCAGTCTGGTGTGGAAGGTATCTCTGGTTCCAGGCGAGCAGAAAGTGCTTTGTTACAATATCGAGTGTAGCGGAACTCCAGAGCTGCAAGCCCCCATAGCAGAGGGCATAGACGAAGAGGTCATAACAGGGGCGAAGGTGGTGTAG
- a CDS encoding DNA double-strand break repair nuclease NurA gives MNFADALEDIKRYSHLAHEKDQTTLKDVAIEEFKLADETRDLVAIDGSHSFILDLAGIKLAVIRVCALEYTFVVGTKTGFKLKNSSIVERPIVISAHEEFVEGQSELYKSIFEHARRSKLNTYSYMANELRRFEEYKLLNQVSGNTSGELLALDGALTIPPPFLSEFSDMMEDTIQRCKDHENVLIGVSKDSETHAFGSPSTDEELLLKVEKQGYLYVKANLEGTYIRYGDVYFARLHPMAMKWFRIDIETKERPERVFPLLAHYARSELCPGYIYPLLEAHRLAVMVRRLHDIYEKSIIALAPKYGISLGEILRGRTDIEGSKMRMFHEFLDRVSR, from the coding sequence GTGAATTTCGCCGATGCATTAGAGGACATCAAAAGGTATAGCCACCTAGCACACGAAAAAGACCAAACGACGTTAAAAGATGTGGCGATAGAGGAGTTCAAACTGGCCGATGAGACCAGGGACTTGGTAGCCATCGATGGGTCGCACTCCTTCATTTTGGATCTTGCCGGGATCAAATTAGCTGTGATTAGGGTCTGTGCACTGGAATACACGTTCGTTGTTGGCACAAAAACAGGCTTCAAGCTCAAGAATTCCTCAATCGTTGAGCGACCAATTGTGATCTCAGCGCATGAGGAGTTCGTTGAGGGTCAATCTGAGCTATATAAGAGCATCTTTGAGCATGCAAGGAGGTCGAAATTAAACACCTACTCGTATATGGCCAACGAGCTCAGGAGATTTGAGGAGTATAAACTCCTGAATCAGGTTTCAGGCAATACTTCCGGGGAGCTGTTGGCACTTGACGGCGCATTGACCATACCGCCACCCTTCCTGAGCGAGTTCTCAGATATGATGGAAGACACCATCCAAAGATGTAAAGATCATGAGAACGTACTGATCGGCGTATCCAAAGACTCTGAGACTCATGCATTCGGCTCGCCTTCGACCGACGAGGAGCTGTTGCTCAAGGTCGAAAAGCAAGGTTACCTATATGTCAAGGCGAATCTGGAGGGGACCTATATCCGTTATGGGGACGTTTACTTCGCTAGGTTGCATCCGATGGCTATGAAGTGGTTCAGGATAGATATAGAAACCAAAGAGCGTCCAGAGCGCGTGTTCCCGCTACTGGCACACTATGCGAGGTCGGAGCTCTGCCCGGGCTATATATATCCACTATTAGAGGCGCACCGACTGGCTGTGATGGTAAGAAGGCTCCATGACATATATGAAAAGAGTATCATAGCACTCGCTCCCAAATATGGCATATCCCTTGGAGAAATCCTCAGGGGAAGAACTGACATCGAAGGGTCAAAGATGAGAATGTTTCATGAGTTTCTGGACAGGGTGAGCAGATGA
- a CDS encoding DNA topoisomerase IV subunit A: MIEKDELTQRKLLHLINGFYTQLENGEIPALLLPTRTKANIAYDDDAEVWVYGERESTRSAKTTRGAYQLLKTSYVVDFVNTQLKQAKSSTLRELYYISENWGLAKFGEQQESDRLIEDLEIVSELQREDFHIRPEEDGASILGPLRIREQTRRGTKIIHCQDDVGEAGYQVPCNVDALEFLEHDARLVIAIETGGMRDRLIENEFDEKFDAIIIHLKGQPARSTRRLMKRISEELKLPVAVFTDGDPWSYRIFASVAYGSIKSAHLSEYMAAPAAMFVGIRPSDIINYELPNDKLTDQDIRALHSLLSDPRFESEFWKSEVNLQLELNKKSEQQSLAKYGLDFVTDTYLPERLTEMGIL; this comes from the coding sequence ATGATCGAGAAGGACGAGCTGACACAGAGGAAGTTACTTCATCTGATCAATGGGTTTTACACCCAGCTGGAGAACGGGGAGATACCTGCTCTCTTACTGCCGACCCGGACGAAAGCTAACATAGCCTATGATGATGATGCGGAAGTATGGGTATATGGCGAGCGAGAAAGCACCAGAAGCGCTAAAACGACCCGTGGTGCCTACCAGCTGCTCAAGACCTCCTATGTGGTCGATTTTGTGAATACGCAGCTAAAGCAGGCGAAATCCTCCACGCTGAGAGAGCTGTACTACATATCTGAAAACTGGGGCCTGGCAAAGTTCGGGGAGCAGCAGGAAAGCGATAGGTTGATCGAGGACCTTGAGATCGTGAGCGAACTCCAGAGAGAGGACTTTCATATAAGACCGGAGGAAGATGGTGCATCTATCCTGGGCCCCCTGCGCATCCGGGAGCAAACCCGAAGGGGAACCAAGATCATACACTGTCAAGATGATGTTGGCGAGGCAGGCTATCAGGTTCCATGTAACGTGGACGCTCTTGAGTTCTTAGAGCATGACGCAAGGCTCGTCATCGCCATAGAGACGGGCGGTATGCGTGACAGGCTCATCGAGAACGAGTTTGATGAAAAATTTGATGCTATCATCATTCACCTGAAGGGCCAGCCAGCCAGAAGCACGCGCAGACTGATGAAGAGGATCAGCGAGGAATTGAAGCTTCCAGTGGCGGTCTTTACCGATGGAGACCCCTGGTCCTATCGTATTTTTGCATCCGTTGCCTATGGCTCGATTAAGAGCGCTCATTTGTCCGAATATATGGCTGCTCCGGCGGCGATGTTCGTTGGAATCAGACCGTCCGATATCATCAACTATGAGCTGCCCAACGACAAGCTGACAGATCAGGATATCAGGGCACTACATTCCCTGCTCTCTGATCCCAGGTTTGAGTCAGAGTTCTGGAAAAGCGAGGTCAACCTCCAGTTGGAGCTGAACAAGAAGTCTGAGCAGCAGTCTCTTGCAAAGTACGGCCTGGACTTCGTCACCGATACCTATCTGCCTGAGCGCCTGACAGAGATGGGTATACTATAG
- a CDS encoding potassium channel family protein, whose translation MKTCGYTFRNKEKCAEEALQNSKCILHIDLPEDEESEEFKEINDLKRKKVEEKVSKEDFNFEGARLLEVDFSEKKIKKNLDFTDAIIRRDVSLNRAKIGGNAWFGEATIGGNAWFVGAKIDGNAWFGEATIGGNAWFVGAKIDGNAWFGEATIGGNAWFVGAKIDGNAWFGEATIGGNASFVGAKIDGNAWFGEATIGGNAWFYGTEIKYSAYFDGAIIVGDARFDEVKIGRDALFNRATICKDASFDRAKIKGKIEFKDTTFKNPEAQKNACITAKNIWTKVGDRNEEDYYFRLEMEAKRKQKKPIIQFLELILIQKIFRYGTKWEYVLLTWFLVVFGFAFLFWIGNGVEGATSLWENIYFSIVTATTLGYGDYHPTHGIYQGVAGILAIFGAFMWAAFIAIFARKYMR comes from the coding sequence ATGAAGACCTGCGGATATACCTTCAGGAATAAAGAAAAATGTGCTGAGGAAGCTCTGCAGAATTCGAAGTGCATACTCCATATCGATCTCCCAGAAGACGAAGAAAGCGAAGAGTTCAAGGAAATAAACGATTTAAAAAGGAAGAAAGTTGAAGAAAAAGTCAGCAAAGAGGATTTTAATTTTGAAGGTGCGAGATTACTTGAAGTCGATTTCTCAGAGAAGAAGATTAAAAAGAATCTGGATTTTACTGATGCCATTATTAGAAGAGATGTTTCTCTTAATAGAGCCAAGATAGGTGGAAATGCTTGGTTTGGGGAAGCGACGATAGGTGGAAATGCTTGGTTTGTGGGAGCAAAGATAGATGGAAATGCTTGGTTTGGGGAAGCGACGATAGGTGGAAATGCTTGGTTTGTGGGAGCAAAGATAGATGGAAATGCTTGGTTTGGGGAAGCGACGATAGGTGGAAATGCTTGGTTTGTGGGAGCAAAGATAGATGGAAATGCTTGGTTTGGGGAAGCGACGATAGGTGGAAATGCTTCGTTTGTGGGAGCAAAGATAGATGGAAATGCTTGGTTTGGGGAAGCGACGATAGGTGGAAATGCTTGGTTCTATGGAACCGAGATAAAGTACTCTGCTTATTTTGATGGAGCCATAATAGTCGGAGATGCTCGTTTTGATGAAGTTAAAATAGGGAGAGATGCCCTATTCAATAGAGCTACTATATGTAAAGATGCTTCATTTGATAGGGCTAAAATAAAAGGAAAAATAGAGTTTAAAGATACGACTTTCAAAAATCCAGAAGCTCAAAAAAATGCATGTATAACAGCAAAAAATATTTGGACAAAAGTGGGTGACAGAAACGAGGAGGATTACTATTTCCGTCTTGAAATGGAGGCAAAAAGGAAACAGAAAAAACCCATTATACAATTTTTAGAGCTTATTTTAATCCAAAAAATCTTCAGATATGGCACAAAATGGGAATATGTTTTACTCACATGGTTCTTGGTAGTGTTTGGATTTGCATTTCTCTTCTGGATTGGCAATGGCGTGGAAGGTGCAACTTCTTTGTGGGAGAATATTTATTTCAGCATCGTTACAGCGACAACTTTGGGGTATGGAGATTATCATCCAACTCATGGAATTTATCAAGGAGTTGCAGGCATTTTAGCCATCTTTGGAGCTTTTATGTGGGCCGCATTCATTGCGATATTCGCGAGAAAATATATGCGCTGA
- a CDS encoding ATP-binding protein: protein MKIGEVISASVSGGIDTKLELDNPEDLRVGYPIIVEGKRYDFYCLIQDIRNPPVGIVEQIAGSELGESVVPMISPGIHEGYGGQMFFSKALLKPIQLIDDKGELHEPETIPPYLSQVRMALKEDAQKIYQSTETTMPIGSLRGIPDFEIPLDFAILTEKPFAIFGRTGMGKTILCKVVCNSILAKDTASILLFDMHQEYGMYSKSDNSPGLKFFFPHKVEMFSLDPSNTEARPFVISPREITPSDIIVAFQDLSDPMADALYCLDRTKGDKDLITAILNATPDSDERIHAGALQALRRRIARMDRFDFVRDTSHDIFSHIITLIQAKRSIVLDFGKYGRDMTAYLFIANILARRLYDLYSEKEGLPRLVLFIEEAHKFLDPHIASYTILSTLARETRKFNLVLSLIDQRPSRIDDEVRSQLANRLILSLKEPNDITSALAGIPDRSAWEGVVGAIPARTVLAVGDAIRVPTVIEIMEYNTKSMRHFENMNMNSSDIDEISKNVDRIFE, encoded by the coding sequence ATGAAGATCGGAGAGGTTATATCAGCATCGGTTTCAGGAGGCATCGATACAAAACTGGAGCTCGATAACCCTGAGGATCTGAGGGTAGGGTATCCCATCATCGTGGAAGGAAAAAGATACGACTTCTACTGCCTGATCCAAGATATTCGCAACCCGCCCGTTGGGATCGTCGAGCAAATCGCGGGATCCGAACTTGGGGAGTCGGTAGTTCCTATGATCTCTCCGGGAATCCACGAAGGGTACGGCGGGCAGATGTTCTTCTCAAAAGCTTTGTTAAAGCCCATTCAGCTGATAGATGATAAGGGTGAATTGCATGAGCCAGAGACGATACCCCCTTACCTCTCACAGGTTCGAATGGCCCTCAAGGAGGATGCCCAGAAAATATATCAGTCCACGGAGACTACCATGCCGATTGGCTCTTTGCGCGGCATACCTGATTTCGAAATTCCGCTGGACTTTGCCATCTTGACCGAAAAGCCTTTTGCCATTTTTGGTCGTACCGGCATGGGAAAGACCATCCTGTGCAAGGTCGTGTGCAACTCCATTCTGGCAAAGGATACGGCGAGCATACTTCTGTTTGACATGCACCAAGAGTACGGCATGTACTCCAAAAGTGACAACTCTCCGGGCTTGAAATTCTTTTTCCCCCATAAGGTGGAGATGTTTTCGCTTGATCCTTCAAACACAGAAGCCAGACCATTCGTGATCAGCCCCAGGGAGATAACCCCCTCGGACATCATCGTCGCTTTTCAGGACCTGTCAGACCCCATGGCAGATGCTTTATATTGCCTGGACAGGACAAAAGGGGACAAGGACCTCATAACTGCCATTCTGAATGCTACACCGGATTCAGACGAAAGGATTCATGCGGGCGCACTTCAGGCGCTCAGGAGGAGGATTGCGCGAATGGACAGGTTTGACTTTGTCAGGGATACATCCCACGACATTTTCAGCCACATAATAACACTGATTCAAGCAAAGAGGTCCATCGTACTCGACTTTGGAAAGTACGGCAGGGATATGACCGCATATCTATTCATCGCAAACATACTAGCGAGACGATTGTATGACCTCTATAGTGAAAAAGAGGGGCTGCCAAGACTCGTATTGTTCATAGAGGAGGCACACAAATTTTTAGATCCTCATATAGCTTCATATACCATCCTCAGCACACTTGCCAGAGAGACGAGGAAGTTTAACCTGGTTCTCTCGTTAATCGACCAGCGTCCCTCCCGTATAGACGATGAGGTTCGGAGCCAATTAGCAAACAGATTGATTCTGTCGTTAAAGGAGCCAAACGACATCACCTCTGCGCTGGCTGGAATTCCAGACAGGAGTGCATGGGAGGGCGTGGTTGGCGCTATCCCAGCAAGGACGGTCCTGGCGGTGGGAGATGCCATCAGAGTGCCGACGGTCATCGAGATAATGGAATATAATACAAAGTCGATGAGGCATTTTGAGAATATGAATATGAATAGCAGCGATATCGATGAGATATCCAAAAATGTGGACAGGATATTTGAATGA
- a CDS encoding SMC family ATPase: MKTLDSFFKELEETTSGGFVIEGIELKGFMRYLDKSSVHFPHKFNVIMGKTGTGKTSLLDAVTFALYKRTSRTDLPNVKIQDICKPGGYIKITFSHGESRIPNRYEVIRGLTSSGTSYVTLKRDGLPIGGTIPEIDAKIQEIIGLDYVGFHNSTFVRQEEMKELGAETGSQRLEIFQKLFRLEIFEKAQSLATEELGLIALDIKEKEAELKVRKDQLTKLPEMQEELDSINKDIKTDEDGLRGLDEIIAERELLCKELRGKHEKFFEIKARESEASNDILELNKKIKKACEDHQNTREIREKVLRLDEETRDYESLRASWDTLREREQKIKSLEGQKSIYEGQKRQAEEEHKSDMARLSSHLSIQEERLGKIVTDVDGKEAFLLLKREGALEERIERIKLEMEWLRDRESLISSLKTERDEAHGELDEVSARTKRISAESFVLSEIQEQMDRIKSDKERKQEEWSLKSKKIEKEIEEILAQMKSLAFSETELGQLSEMRRALEAKKQKREMLEQKRRELDRMGDVSKLIENLKAQKAQKELIQRELQASLKVLSVDKTRYESIELELKEMERKRSELKGDIREKKGKADQIKRNVEDLLRLREQIKELEEKLRDLQETSEVLTLLKDKIFHKRGIVMYAINQLLPQLAKESSANLSDLTDARFSKVQLTPYEESKGYGIRIDVEGPDGLFHDVQEFSGGERTQINAALRFAIAKELASLPQVGRTFGRMKTLFIDEGDLGSLDTEVSRELFVKKLFDMGQFFDKIILITHLTEVADKFPGKIRVYMTPDERSRIEVAT, encoded by the coding sequence ATGAAAACTCTCGACTCATTCTTCAAAGAGCTAGAAGAGACTACATCTGGGGGATTCGTCATAGAAGGGATCGAACTTAAGGGTTTTATGAGATATCTGGATAAATCCTCAGTCCACTTTCCGCATAAATTCAACGTCATCATGGGCAAGACCGGCACAGGAAAGACGTCCCTGCTGGATGCGGTCACCTTTGCATTATATAAGCGAACCTCTAGAACAGATTTACCCAACGTGAAAATCCAGGATATTTGTAAGCCCGGCGGGTATATTAAGATCACATTTAGCCACGGGGAGAGCCGCATACCGAACAGATACGAGGTAATACGCGGCCTGACCTCCTCTGGAACCTCTTATGTAACCCTCAAAAGGGATGGGCTGCCCATAGGCGGCACCATTCCTGAAATCGATGCCAAAATACAGGAGATAATCGGTCTGGATTATGTCGGCTTCCACAATTCAACTTTCGTCCGCCAGGAGGAGATGAAAGAATTAGGGGCAGAGACCGGCTCACAACGTCTGGAGATATTTCAAAAACTTTTTAGGTTGGAAATTTTCGAAAAAGCTCAGAGCTTGGCGACTGAAGAATTGGGTTTAATCGCATTGGACATTAAGGAGAAGGAAGCCGAACTAAAAGTGAGGAAAGATCAACTGACCAAGTTGCCAGAGATGCAGGAAGAGCTTGATTCGATAAATAAGGATATCAAGACGGATGAAGATGGATTGAGGGGTTTGGATGAAATCATCGCCGAAAGAGAGCTTTTGTGCAAGGAGCTGAGGGGGAAGCATGAGAAATTTTTTGAGATCAAAGCCAGGGAATCCGAAGCATCCAACGACATCCTTGAGCTGAATAAGAAGATAAAAAAAGCCTGTGAGGATCACCAGAATACTCGGGAAATCAGAGAAAAGGTACTCAGACTGGATGAAGAGACCAGGGACTATGAGTCGCTGAGAGCGAGTTGGGACACCCTAAGGGAAAGGGAACAAAAGATCAAAAGCCTAGAGGGTCAAAAGAGCATCTATGAGGGACAGAAGCGCCAAGCAGAAGAAGAGCATAAATCCGATATGGCACGCCTCTCATCCCACCTCAGCATACAGGAAGAAAGACTTGGCAAGATAGTAACGGACGTAGATGGCAAGGAGGCTTTTCTTCTTCTAAAAAGGGAAGGAGCTCTGGAAGAGAGGATCGAGCGAATAAAGCTGGAAATGGAGTGGTTAAGAGATAGAGAGAGCCTGATATCGAGCCTGAAGACAGAGCGTGATGAAGCCCATGGAGAGCTGGACGAGGTTTCAGCAAGGACGAAAAGGATCAGCGCAGAATCCTTCGTACTCTCCGAAATCCAAGAGCAAATGGATCGAATAAAGAGCGACAAGGAAAGGAAACAAGAAGAGTGGTCTCTCAAATCCAAGAAGATCGAAAAGGAGATCGAAGAAATTTTGGCTCAGATGAAGAGCCTTGCATTCAGTGAAACCGAGCTGGGGCAGCTCAGCGAGATGAGGCGTGCGTTGGAAGCCAAGAAGCAGAAAAGGGAAATGTTAGAGCAGAAGCGGAGAGAGCTGGACAGAATGGGTGATGTGTCCAAATTGATCGAGAATCTGAAGGCTCAGAAGGCACAAAAGGAGTTGATACAGAGAGAATTGCAGGCTTCATTAAAAGTGCTCTCGGTGGATAAGACCCGTTATGAAAGTATTGAGCTTGAATTGAAGGAGATGGAAAGAAAGAGAAGTGAATTAAAGGGGGATATTCGCGAAAAAAAAGGCAAGGCAGATCAAATAAAAAGGAATGTCGAGGACCTCTTAAGGCTCAGAGAACAGATCAAAGAGCTGGAGGAGAAACTCAGGGATTTGCAAGAGACGTCAGAGGTGCTCACTCTGCTGAAGGATAAGATATTCCACAAGAGAGGGATAGTCATGTATGCCATCAACCAGCTACTGCCTCAACTTGCTAAGGAATCCTCCGCCAACCTCTCAGATTTAACGGATGCCAGATTCAGCAAGGTACAGCTGACGCCCTACGAAGAGAGCAAGGGCTATGGCATTCGCATCGATGTGGAGGGGCCTGATGGCTTGTTCCATGACGTACAGGAGTTCAGCGGCGGTGAGAGAACGCAGATCAACGCCGCCCTAAGATTCGCGATCGCCAAGGAACTTGCAAGCCTTCCCCAGGTTGGAAGGACATTCGGCAGGATGAAGACCCTTTTCATTGATGAAGGGGATCTTGGGTCTCTGGATACAGAGGTCAGCAGGGAGCTCTTTGTCAAAAAACTCTTTGACATGGGCCAGTTCTTCGACAAAATCATTTTGATCACCCATTTGACTGAAGTGGCAGATAAATTCCCAGGCAAGATAAGGGTGTACATGACGCCAGATGAGAGGTCCAGAATAGAGGTGGCAACGTGA
- a CDS encoding metallophosphoesterase — translation MNEIVAVGDVHEGINFGFRIDPETGLSERALDIHNNFARTAQFAIDNKSKLFVVLGDLFDRTHVSPIFREMIRRDVMEPLKEAGIPIWILAGNHDQPRGKKGTSTDDFRGYPHVNVYRKPAVETLEINGKRVGCLIVPYMHPTHIAELVLEKFGKETPIEQTFILGQELLKQWLQKRAEELDVDFKLLFAHYYVEGARLRETSYPEVLPGEFSFRKDMIPYVDLAVFGHIHLHQTMHIGSTEVLYCGAVERIDWGEREDEKGFIVISPFDEIEWRFEKLPTRDMLKIKVEVSGGNPMQKILDAIPDVTGKLVRLEIKIDEGLRSKVVDAEIADKLKDAFHYEVRWNEREEKRLGFVSFTMDPFKLLKDFIDLNYGGHPKHDELQKRGGSLLKTVL, via the coding sequence ATGAATGAGATTGTCGCCGTAGGTGATGTTCACGAGGGCATCAATTTTGGTTTTCGAATCGATCCAGAGACCGGACTTTCCGAGAGAGCTTTAGACATACACAATAATTTCGCCCGTACGGCGCAATTTGCAATAGATAACAAATCAAAGCTTTTCGTGGTCCTCGGCGACCTCTTCGATAGAACGCACGTCAGCCCGATTTTCCGGGAGATGATAAGACGGGATGTGATGGAGCCCTTAAAAGAAGCAGGCATACCAATATGGATACTCGCAGGAAATCACGACCAGCCCAGGGGAAAGAAGGGCACCTCTACGGATGATTTTCGGGGTTATCCCCATGTCAATGTGTACAGGAAGCCTGCTGTGGAGACGCTGGAAATCAACGGGAAGAGAGTGGGATGCCTCATCGTTCCATACATGCATCCAACGCATATTGCAGAGCTGGTGCTGGAGAAATTTGGCAAAGAGACGCCCATAGAGCAGACCTTCATCCTCGGACAAGAGTTGCTGAAACAATGGCTCCAAAAAAGGGCAGAGGAGTTGGATGTGGATTTCAAGCTCCTCTTTGCCCATTACTATGTGGAGGGTGCGAGGCTAAGAGAGACCTCATATCCGGAAGTGCTGCCGGGGGAGTTCTCCTTTCGGAAGGACATGATCCCTTACGTGGACCTTGCAGTCTTCGGCCACATTCACCTGCACCAAACGATGCACATAGGGTCTACAGAGGTCCTCTATTGCGGGGCAGTCGAAAGAATAGACTGGGGCGAGAGGGAGGACGAGAAGGGATTCATCGTGATCAGTCCTTTCGACGAGATAGAATGGCGATTTGAAAAACTGCCTACCAGGGATATGTTGAAAATCAAAGTTGAAGTGAGCGGGGGGAACCCCATGCAGAAAATTCTGGATGCCATACCAGACGTCACAGGGAAACTGGTTCGCCTTGAGATCAAGATCGACGAAGGGCTGCGAAGCAAGGTCGTAGATGCTGAGATCGCAGATAAGCTGAAAGATGCATTCCATTATGAGGTGCGATGGAACGAGAGAGAGGAGAAAAGGCTCGGATTTGTCAGCTTCACCATGGACCCATTTAAGCTGCTCAAAGACTTCATAGACCTCAATTATGGGGGGCATCCAAAGCACGACGAACTCCAGAAAAGAGGGGGGTCCCTCCTAAAAACGGTGTTGTGA